From a single Nostoc sp. MS1 genomic region:
- a CDS encoding Uma2 family endonuclease, which yields MSTLETIPPATEVNAPPTQAELPYDDGVPMESQRHKMQMELLIDTFGTWLEEQEDGYASGNMFVYFSMAQLKNQDFRGPDFFAVLGVPKGERRSWVVWEEGKGPDVVIELLSPRTAANDKNEKKLIYQNQMRVPDYFWYDPFNPDDWAGFSLVGGVYQAIAPNAENLLVSQALGLALLRWQGNYKGVETTWLRWATLTGELLPTAEEKERSFTEQERQRAEQEAQRAEQESQRAEQERQRAEQEAQRAEQEAQRAQRAELQLQQTARNLLQTGMTVEQVATITGLTASEIEALNI from the coding sequence ATGTCAACCTTAGAAACTATCCCGCCAGCAACAGAGGTAAACGCACCTCCCACCCAAGCAGAACTACCTTACGATGACGGTGTACCAATGGAAAGCCAAAGGCACAAAATGCAGATGGAATTGTTAATTGATACCTTTGGTACTTGGTTAGAAGAACAAGAGGATGGTTATGCAAGTGGCAATATGTTTGTCTACTTCAGTATGGCGCAGCTAAAAAACCAAGACTTTAGAGGCCCAGATTTTTTTGCTGTGTTGGGAGTTCCTAAAGGTGAACGCCGCAGTTGGGTTGTATGGGAAGAGGGTAAAGGGCCTGATGTCGTGATTGAATTACTCTCGCCCCGGACAGCTGCTAATGATAAAAATGAGAAAAAGCTGATTTATCAAAATCAGATGCGTGTCCCGGACTATTTCTGGTACGATCCTTTCAACCCTGATGACTGGGCTGGTTTTTCTCTGGTCGGTGGAGTTTATCAAGCGATCGCACCGAATGCAGAAAATCTCTTAGTCAGTCAAGCATTAGGTTTAGCTTTGTTACGTTGGCAAGGAAATTACAAAGGCGTTGAGACAACTTGGTTACGCTGGGCTACTTTGACAGGGGAGTTGTTACCAACGGCTGAGGAAAAAGAACGTTCATTCACTGAACAAGAACGCCAACGTGCCGAACAAGAAGCCCAACGTGCCGAACAAGAAAGTCAACGTGCTGAACAAGAACGTCAACGCGCTGAACAAGAAGCCCAACGTGCCGAACAAGAAGCCCAACGCGCTCAAAGAGCAGAGTTACAATTACAACAGACTGCACGTAATTTGCTGCAAACAGGAATGACTGTAGAACAGGTAGCTACAATAACAGGTTTGACTGCATCTGAAATAGAGGCACTGAATATTTAG
- a CDS encoding hybrid sensor histidine kinase/response regulator, whose amino-acid sequence MVGHSVRILLIEDSLAEARLLQEYLHQAESKQFVLVHVKRLQEALNELRQNSYDVILLDLTLPDSQGLSSLPLLIACAPSIPIVVLTNTNDEDLAIAAVRQGAQDYLVKRQVNVNVLVRAVCYAIERKQALESLRTLNTTLEHRVEERTAELVKAQEINQFKSEFVSMLSHDIRNPLNTILLAAGLLQNNEDKLTQEKKRSHLQMIRVAIKNMAQILDEVSLIGKAESGKLQCEIIAIDLEGFCRQLLQEAQLNINEKQLNIIFTCNKTSNEALLDETLLRHILGNVLGNAIKYSLPGGTINFELTVQNHAVMFKIQDWGIGISPEDQKQLFQPFHRGENVGGVAGTGLGLAIVKKCVDAHGGEIIVNSEVGVGTTFTVILPLINI is encoded by the coding sequence AGCAATTTGTTCTGGTTCATGTGAAGCGGTTACAGGAAGCACTCAATGAACTAAGACAAAACAGCTATGATGTGATTTTGTTAGACCTGACTTTACCCGACAGCCAAGGCTTATCATCATTACCTTTACTGATAGCTTGCGCTCCCAGCATACCAATTGTTGTGCTGACAAATACTAACGATGAAGATTTAGCGATCGCCGCAGTTAGACAGGGAGCGCAAGATTATCTTGTTAAGCGACAGGTAAATGTGAATGTATTAGTGCGTGCTGTCTGTTATGCGATCGAGCGTAAACAAGCATTGGAAAGTTTACGCACACTCAATACAACATTAGAACACCGAGTTGAAGAACGCACGGCGGAATTAGTGAAAGCACAAGAAATTAACCAGTTTAAATCTGAGTTTGTCTCTATGCTTTCCCATGACATTCGTAATCCTTTAAATACTATTTTGTTAGCTGCTGGTTTATTACAAAATAACGAAGATAAATTAACTCAAGAAAAAAAACGCTCTCATTTACAAATGATTCGGGTTGCTATCAAAAATATGGCACAAATATTAGATGAAGTTTCTTTAATAGGTAAAGCCGAGTCTGGTAAACTCCAGTGTGAAATCATTGCCATAGATTTAGAAGGATTCTGTCGCCAATTATTACAAGAAGCGCAATTAAATATTAACGAAAAGCAACTAAATATAATTTTTACCTGTAATAAAACATCCAACGAAGCCTTACTAGATGAAACCTTATTACGACACATTTTAGGGAATGTGCTAGGCAACGCCATCAAATATTCCCTTCCTGGTGGTACAATCAATTTTGAATTAACTGTTCAAAACCATGCAGTTATGTTCAAAATTCAAGATTGGGGAATTGGTATTTCTCCAGAAGACCAAAAGCAACTATTTCAGCCTTTCCATCGTGGAGAAAATGTAGGCGGAGTTGCAGGTACAGGCTTAGGACTAGCTATTGTCAAAAAATGCGTTGATGCTCACGGTGGCGAAATTATCGTCAACAGCGAGGTTGGTGTGGGTACGACTTTTACTGTCATCCTGCCATTAATTAATATTTAA
- a CDS encoding adenylate kinase, producing MRKVAVFGNAGGGKSTLSKKLSQMTGLPFYPLDKMKYQSGGAEVSVEEYQRTHQQILATDQWIIDGFGNMETLWPRLEEADTLIFIDLPLYVHFWLVTKRLITGYFRQPEGWPENSPILKGSLNSYRVLWLCHKLLIPKYREYIKQAQNTKTVYHLRSTQEIAQFFKSIVKN from the coding sequence ATGAGAAAAGTAGCAGTGTTTGGCAACGCTGGAGGCGGTAAATCAACATTAAGCAAGAAACTATCCCAAATGACTGGTTTGCCATTTTATCCCTTGGACAAGATGAAATATCAATCAGGGGGTGCTGAGGTTTCCGTGGAAGAATATCAGCGTACCCATCAGCAAATCTTAGCTACCGACCAATGGATTATTGATGGATTCGGTAATATGGAAACTCTCTGGCCAAGACTGGAAGAGGCGGATACGCTAATTTTCATCGATCTACCGCTATATGTGCATTTCTGGTTGGTAACTAAACGACTAATCACTGGTTACTTTAGACAGCCTGAAGGGTGGCCGGAAAATAGTCCTATCCTGAAGGGTTCGCTTAATAGCTACCGTGTGCTTTGGTTATGTCACAAACTTTTGATCCCAAAATATAGGGAGTATATCAAGCAGGCTCAAAACACTAAGACCGTTTATCACCTGCGCTCAACTCAAGAGATTGCCCAATTTTTTAAATCAATTGTGAAAAATTAA